The proteins below come from a single Gossypium raimondii isolate GPD5lz chromosome 2, ASM2569854v1, whole genome shotgun sequence genomic window:
- the LOC105788343 gene encoding calcium-binding protein CBP, whose protein sequence is MSGGYPQHPPGYGYGSPPAQPYTAAPYTAGAPPPPQPYGAPYAAAPYGAPSAPYSAPLGEKPPKDKHQAHGVGGAPPVHSGSYPPAGGYASPFASLLPSAFPPGTDPNVVACFQMADQDGSGFIDDKELQRALSSYNQSFSLRTVRLLMYLFTNTNTRKIGPKEFTSVFYSLQNWRAIFERFDRDRSGKIDANELREALLSLGFSVSPVVLDLLVSKFDKTGGKNKAIEYDNFIECCLTVKGLTEKFKEKDTMYSGNATFTYEAFMLTVLPFLIA, encoded by the exons ATGTCCGGTGGATACCCTCAACACCCTCCCGGCTACGGCTACGGTTCCCCACCAGCTCAGCCTTACACAGCCGCTCCATACACAGCTGGAGCACCGCCGCCACCTCAACCGTACGGTGCTCCATACGCCGCTGCACCATACGGCGCACCTTCTGCTCCCTACTCTGCCCCTCTAGGCGAGAAACCACCAAAGGACAAGCACCAGGCGCATGGCGTCGGTGGTGCTCCTCCAGTTCACAGCGGAAGCTATCCTCCCGCAGGAGGCTATGCGAGCCCGTTCGCATCTCTGTTGCCGTCGGCATTTCCACCGGGGACAGATCCTAACGTCGTTGCCTGCTTTCAAATGGCTGATCAAGATGGAAGTGGGTTTATCGATGATAAAGAGTTGCAAAGGGCGCTTTCTTCGTATAACCAAAGCTTCAGTTTGAGAACTGTTCGTTTGCTCATGTATCTCTTCACTAATACTAACACCAGAAAGATCG GTCCGAAGGAGTTCACTTCAGTGTTCTATAGTCTTCAGAATTGGAGG GCCATCTTTGAGAGATTCGATAGGGACAGGAGTGGCAAAATAGATGCCAATGAACTGAGAGAAGCACTTCTGAGTCTCGGATTTTCAGTCTCTCCTGTTGTTTTGGATTTGCTTGTCTCAAAGTTTGATAAAACTGGAGGCAAAAACAAGGCCATTGAATATGACAACTTCATCGA GTGCTGCCTTACAGTTAAA GGACTAACTGAGAAATTCAAGGAGAAGGATACCATGTACAGTGGTAATGCGACTTTTACATACGAAGCTTTTATGCTTACCGTTCTGCCTTTCCTAATTGCATGA